In bacterium, the DNA window TCTCCTGCATTTGCTCGTAGCTATCGATGTCCTGGATGACGGCCTTGGCCTCACCGTTCTGGGTGACGATCAAAGGCTCTCCCCGGTCGCCGATGGTGCGTACGATCTCGGCGGCATGCGCCTTGAGATGGCTGATGGGCGTGATCCGATCGGACAGACTCATGATCGCCTCCTCCAACCAAACCAAATGTAGTCCTTAAACAGGTCGGGCACCGGAAAGCGCCATCCCCGCGATCGAGCAGAACCAGCATGACGGCCCTGCGGAGTTCCCCAAACGTCATACCTGGCCCTTTGTTCGCACCTAGATGTATACCAGTATCTGCTCACTATTGAAATATAGGACTGACAAATGGCAGGCACGCGGGCGGGTCGCGGCTACCCTGTGAATCGGGATGACGAGCTTCCTGGTCAGGGGTCCGACCCGGCTACACGGGCACTTCGAGCCGTCGGGCAACAAGAACGCCGCTCTACCGATAATCGCGGCCTGTCTGCTGACCGAAGAGCCGGTCATCCTGCACAACGTGCCACTGATCGGCGACGTCAAGTCCCTGCTCCTCATCCTGGAGGGCATGGGAGCGTCGATCACCAGTCCGGAGCCGGCGACCCTCCACATCCATTGCAACGGGATGACCAGTTCGGAGATCTCCGAGGAACAGGCCAGCATCATCCGGGCTTCCATCCTGCTGGCCGGCCCTTCCCTGGCCCGTTTCGGCGAGGTCACCCTCCCACCGCCGGGTGGTGACGTCATCGGGCGGCGCCGGATCGACTCCCATGTGCACGCTCTGGAAGGACTCGGCGCCTCGTACACCTTCTTGAACGGTCACCGGTTCCGGGCCGGGACGCTCAAGGGATCGGTGGTGTTCATGGACGAACCGTCCGTGACCGGCACCGAGAACCTGATCATGGCCTCGGTGCTCGCCGAAGGTCATACCACCATCGAGAACGCCGCGTGCGAACCGCACGTCCAGGATCTGTGCCACTTCCTCAACACGCTCGGCGCTCGCATCTCCGGCATCGGCAGCAACATCCTCCAGATCGAAGGCGTGGAACGCTTGAGCGGCGGCGAGTACACCATCTGCCCCGATCACATCGAGGTGGGGAGCATCATGGCGCTGGCCGCCGTTACGCGATCCCCCATCACCATCGGTGGCTACCAGCCGGAGATGAACAAGCCCATCGACCTGGGCTGGGCTCGCCTGGGCATCAAGTACGACCCGCTGCCGGACGGCATTGCCCAGATGCGCTTCAACGGACCACTCAACGTACTGCCCGACCTCGGCGGCGCCATCCCCAAGATCGAGGACGGGCCGTGGCCGTCGTTCCCGGCCGACCTGACCAGCATCGCGCTGGTGGCCGCCACCCAGGCCTACGGTTCGATCCTCATCCACGAGAAGATGTTCGAGTCGAGGATGTTCTTCGTGGACCGCCTGATCGTCATGGGCGCCCAGATAGTGCTGTGCGATCCTCACCGGGCGGTGGTCATGGGACCCAACAAGTTGACGGCCAGCACCATGTCCAGCCCCGACATCCGGGCCGGTATGGCGCTTCTCATCGCGGCGCTGGTGGCCGAGGGCGAGAGCGTGATCCACAACGCCGAGCAGATCGAGCGGGGTTACGAGGCGATCGACACCCGGCTCGGGGCCATGGGCGCCGACATCCGGCGGGTCGGCTGAACCACCGCTCTCCTGTTATCCGGGGCCCTATGCGCCGCGGGGATCCCAGGTGAAGTAGCGGGTGATGACCAACATACCGAACACCAGCCAGAGGCCCATCACCCCCAAGTGCTCCCACCCGATGATCGCCCCTTCGTGGAACGGGTCGAATGCCTCACGGAACGGTCCGGCGAAGTGCTTCAACGGGAAGACATCGCCCAGGATGACCAGCCACTGCGGCGCATCGTCCAGCGGGATGAAGATCCCCGAAACGAAGGCCATCGGCAGGAACACGCCATTGGCGGCGGCGGGGGACGAGTCGGCGTTCCTGAGCGACGCGCACACCGCCAAGCCGAGCGCCGAGAACGTGGCGATCCCCACCACGAAGACCAGCAGGGCGCTGCCGAGGTTGTCCCACACCATCCGGAAGTCGAAGAAGGCCCACCCCAGGACGAACATCAGGCCCACCGACAGCACGGCCATCCAGACCCCGGAGCCGATTCGCCCGGCCATGTATACCCAGGCGGGGAGCGGTGTGCCCCGGACCCGTTTGAGAATCCCCTGGTCCCGGGCGTAGGACACTCCGATCGCCAGGTTGCTGAACGATGAAGACACCGCGGCGAACACGGCCATGGCCGGGGCGAAGAACTGGGCGAAGCTATAGCCACTCCATTCTTGG includes these proteins:
- a CDS encoding type II toxin-antitoxin system Phd/YefM family antitoxin, with protein sequence MSLSDRITPISHLKAHAAEIVRTIGDRGEPLIVTQNGEAKAVIQDIDSYEQMQETLALLKLLALGRREVEAGRTRPASDVIAQFRERAEPPVTRSPSRFGFRS
- the murA gene encoding UDP-N-acetylglucosamine 1-carboxyvinyltransferase — its product is MTSFLVRGPTRLHGHFEPSGNKNAALPIIAACLLTEEPVILHNVPLIGDVKSLLLILEGMGASITSPEPATLHIHCNGMTSSEISEEQASIIRASILLAGPSLARFGEVTLPPPGGDVIGRRRIDSHVHALEGLGASYTFLNGHRFRAGTLKGSVVFMDEPSVTGTENLIMASVLAEGHTTIENAACEPHVQDLCHFLNTLGARISGIGSNILQIEGVERLSGGEYTICPDHIEVGSIMALAAVTRSPITIGGYQPEMNKPIDLGWARLGIKYDPLPDGIAQMRFNGPLNVLPDLGGAIPKIEDGPWPSFPADLTSIALVAATQAYGSILIHEKMFESRMFFVDRLIVMGAQIVLCDPHRAVVMGPNKLTASTMSSPDIRAGMALLIAALVAEGESVIHNAEQIERGYEAIDTRLGAMGADIRRVG
- a CDS encoding ABC transporter permease, which codes for MSPARYLSLVWGQIRHNNRLFWRTPAAAFFTLALPVIFLVLFSVIFGDQEWSGYSFAQFFAPAMAVFAAVSSSFSNLAIGVSYARDQGILKRVRGTPLPAWVYMAGRIGSGVWMAVLSVGLMFVLGWAFFDFRMVWDNLGSALLVFVVGIATFSALGLAVCASLRNADSSPAAANGVFLPMAFVSGIFIPLDDAPQWLVILGDVFPLKHFAGPFREAFDPFHEGAIIGWEHLGVMGLWLVFGMLVITRYFTWDPRGA